A stretch of Oryza brachyantha chromosome 4, ObraRS2, whole genome shotgun sequence DNA encodes these proteins:
- the LOC102707959 gene encoding NEDD8 ultimate buster 1, translating into MASDEASPAAAAAPAERIRVVGAWAGALEVELGAWTVPMLRAEVARRAGGGVEPDRISLIFGGRVLKDDPPSSLQQAGLKANAKVLSTLAAPDRGKAIAAQAAAAAAEEEHTNRLTRLWDAAQALSQRHTDGSFPEEDFNLDLEDQSGQKVMFGSVDDIKAVKMALMLHQKGKTFIKRDMHREALDVLAMAEEAFSLCDPKLIERVDNVPMLQLDIVWCYFMLRDVSHLEVAGTRLEKARSGFERSHGKDSARFRLLQAGRHADLAIYVRLELLEGVVAYHNGNTEKARGSLTSAQAKYMQLQVPDEAISILMSMGYGAQAAKRALKMTGYDIQSSVDLLCEEREKKIRRVQEDREIQKEILEQKKYGKTPMNKAVNMQKLKGLVTIGFEKKLAAEALRINENDSEKALDLLTDPERNCALQNIILSRRKRLSPGSGSGSSSSRAAASTTGSGVNNSQALVDTSTNVPDGSALEESLGLPVINEEAANNGEAANSDEAVNPEEEAESEGGEEANPPPFRDVAMENELANDLTGDALDDYDIDVSNEGQAISEYLSLLDSAATA; encoded by the exons ATGGCGTCCGATGAggcctccccggcggcggctgcggcgcccGCGGAGAGGATTCGCGTGGTGGGGGCGTGGGCGGGCGCGCTGGAGGTGGAGCTCGGCGCCTGGACGGTGCCGATGCTGCgggcggaggtggcgcggcgcgcgggcggcggcgtggagccCGACCGCATCAGCCTCATCTTCGGCGGCCGCGTGCTCAAGGACGATCCGCCCTCGTCGCTCCAGCAGGCTGGACTCAAGGCCAACGCCAAGGTGCTCTccaccctcgccgcccccGATCGCGGCAAGGCCATCGCCGCCCAGGCCGCCGCAGCGGCTGCCGAGGAGGAGCACACCAATAGGCTCACCAGGCTCTG GGATGCTGCACAAGCATTATCTCAAAGGCATACTGATGGCTCCTTCCCTGAAGAAGACTTCAACTTAGATCTTGAGGATCAGAGTGGCCAGAAAGTGATGTTTGGATCTGTAGATGATATCAA GGCTGTGAAAATGGCTTTGATGCTGCATCAAAAAGGCAAAACATTTATCAAGAGGGACATGCACAGGGAGGCACTTGATGTTTTAGCAATGGCTGAG GAAGCTTTCTCTCTTTGTGACCCTAAACTCATTGAG AGGGTTGATAATGTGCCAATGCTTCAGCTAGATATAGTTTGGTGCTATTTCATGCTTCGTGATGTATCTCACTTAGAGGTCGCAGGGACTCGCTTAGAAAAGGCTCGTTCGGGATTTGAACGTTCTCATGGTAAAGACTCTGCTCGTTTCAGATTACTCCAGGCTGGCCGTCATGCAGATCTTGCTAT CTATGTAAGGCTGGAGCTTTTGGAAGGAGTGGTAGCATATCACAATGGCAATACTGAAAAGGCACGTGGATCCCTTACTTCTGCCCAAGCAAAATACATGCAG CTTCAAGTACCAGATGAAGCTATATCAATCTTAATGAGCATGGGCTATGGAGCGCAAGCTGCAAAGAGAGCATTAAAGATGACTGGCTATGATATCCAATCCTCAGTTGATCTTTTATGTGAAGAgcgtgaaaagaaaattcgtAGAGTACAGGAAGATAGGGAGATTCAAAAAGAGATCTT ggaacaaaaaaaatatggtaaaactCCCATGAACAAGGCAGTTAATATGCAGAAGTTGAAAGGCTTGGTTACAATTGG gtttgagaagaaACTTGCTGCCGAAGCACTTCGTATCAATGAAAATGACTCAGAGAAAGCACTGGATCTCTTGACAGATCCTGAGAGAAATTGTGCTCTACAA aatataATTCTGTCAAGGAGGAAGCGATTATCTCCTG GCTCAGGCTCAGGGTCATCGAGCTCCAGGGCAGCTGCTTCTACAACTGGTTCAGGGGTGAACAATTCACAGGCTCTTGTTGACACTTCAACTAATGTTCCAGATGGAAGCGCTTTGGAGGAGAGCCTTGGGTTGCCTGTGATCAATGAAGAAGCTGCAAACAATGGAGAGGCTGCGAACAGTGATGAAGCTGTGAACCCTGAGGAGGAAGCTGAGAGTGAGGGTGGTGAAGAAGCGAATCCTCCTCCATTCAGGGATGTGGCGATGGAAAATGAGCTGGCTAATGACCTGACGGGGGATGCCTTGGATGACTATGATATTGATGTCAGCAACGAAGGGCAGGCTATATCAGAGTACCTGAGCTTACTGGATTCTGCTGCTACGGCTTGA
- the LOC102706838 gene encoding 36.4 kDa proline-rich protein-like: MESTKLSAVLILAMFALSSSPLALACNSCGSGGGGSAPSGGSAPSGGGIGGVVGGIVGGVAPVVGGIVGKVPPVVGGVVGEVTPVVGGIVGKVPPVVGGVVGGVAPVVGGVVGGVAPVVGGVVGGVAPVVGGIIGGGGSPVKHHGGRKVCPPSPYTPSPTPPTPTPSSSDSCPIDALKLGVCVDLLGNEVHIGDAHVQCCPLVKGIAGLSAAACLCTAIKAKVLDLSIYVPIALSLLVNCGCDVPPGYTCA; the protein is encoded by the coding sequence atggaGTCCACCAAGCTGTCGGCGGTGCTCATCCTCGCCATGTtcgcgctctcctcctccccgctcGCCCTCGCGTGCAACTCgtgcggctccggcggcggcggcagtgccCCATCGGGCGGCAGCGCGCCATCGGGTGGTGGCATCGGAGGAGTGGTCGGAGGAATCGTCGGGGGAGTCGCTCCGGTCGTCGGAGGAATCGTCGGGAAAGTACCCCCGGTTGTAGGAGGCGTCGTCGGGGAAGTCACTCCGGTCGTCGGAGGGATTGTCGGTAAAGTCCCTCCCGTCGTCGGCGGAGTCGTCGGAGGAGTCGCCCCGGTCGTCGGTGGAGTCGTCGGAGGTGTCGCCCCGGTCGTCGGAGGAGTCGTCGGAGGTGTCGCCCCGGTGGTGGGAGGAatcatcggcggcggcggcagcccggTGAAGCACCACGGCGGCAGGAAGGTGTGCCCGCCATCGCCCTACACCCCGTCGCCCACCCCGCCCACCCCCACGCCGTCGAGCTCGGACAGCTGCCCCATCGACGCGCTCAAGCTCGGCGTGTGCGTGGACCTCCTCGGCAACGAGGTGCACATCGGCGACGCCCACGTGCAGTGCTGCCCGCTGGTGAAGGGCATCGCCGGCCTGTCCGCCGCCGCTTGCCTCTGCACCGCCATCAAGGCCAAGGTGCTCGACCTCAGCATCTACGTGCCCATCGCGCTCAGCCTGCTCGTCAACTGCGGCTGCGACGTGCCGCCTGGCTACACCTGCGCCTAA
- the LOC102707115 gene encoding putative lipid-binding protein AIR1, which translates to MAQARVIMASRRDTTAALAIAIMLAAASTLSVAAAAGEPRRGLWGKDMPVNPFCPWDAVKFGACAGVLGVVDAQAGAHLGSKCCALVDGLAAAEAAACFCTTIKESVLGIPTEWTVGVSVLASTCKKELPDSFKCV; encoded by the coding sequence ATGGCACAAGCAAGGGTAATAATGGCCAGCCGCCGCGACACCACCGCAGCGCTCGCCATAGCCATCATGCTCGCCGCGGCATCGACGCTGtccgtggccgcggcggccggcgagccgcGCAGGGGGCTGTGGGGGAAGGACATGCCGGTGAACCCGTTCTGCCCGTGGGACGCCGTCAAGTTCGGCGCGTGCGCCGGCGTGCTCGGCGTCGTGGACGCGCAGGCCGGCGCCCACCTCGGGAGCAAGTGCTGCGCGCTCGTGGACGGGCTCgccgcggccgaggcggcggcgtgcttCTGCACCACCATCAAGGAGAGCGTGCTCGGCATCCCCACGGAGTGGACCGTCGGCGTCAGCGTCCTCGCCAGCACCTGCAAGAAGGAGCTCCCCGACAGCTTCAAATGTGTCTGA
- the LOC102707394 gene encoding cis-3-alkyl-4-alkyloxetan-2-one decarboxylase produces the protein MSCRPSTTTSSPLSLPRSACRSWSSGSVAFSARGGGARRRSGHLVVAASSSSGSKDETAEGGKQQEEDSEFNPFGFVTDNPSSRGAIQLPESPAQDGNVGQMLYRIEDKGREFGTRVKSGKLRWFVRETGSAGARRGTVVFIHGAPTQSFSYRMVMSQMADAGYHCFAPDWIGFGFSDMPQPGYGFDYTEEEFHKSLDELLGTLNITEPFFLVVQGFLVGSYGLTWALKNSGKVLKVAILNSPLTVSSPVPGLFNQLRFPLFGEFTCQNAVLAERFIEAGSPYVLKSEKADVYRLPYLSSGAPGFALLEAARKANFRDVLNRISSGFSSNSWEKPILLAWGISDKYLPLAIAEEFKKGNPAAIKLEAIEGAGHMPQEDWPEKVVTALRSFL, from the exons atgtccTGCCgcccctccaccaccacctcttctcctctctccctcccgcgctCCGCTTGCAGGAGCTGGTCCAGCGGCAGCGTCGCCTTCTCCGCGCGTGGGGGAGGAGCGAGGCGGAGGAGTGGGCATTTGGTGGTCGCGGCGAGCAGTAGCAGCGGGAGCAAGGACGAGACGGCGGAGGGGGGAAAGCAACAGGAGGAGGACTCGGAGTTCAACCCTTTTGGGTTCGTGACGGACAACCCGTCGAGCCGCGGCGCCATCCAGCTGCCGGAGTCCCCCGCCCAGGACGGCAATGTCGGCCAGATGCTCTAC AGGATCGAGGACAAGGGAAGGGAGTTCGGAACGAGAGTGAAGTCAGGAAAGCTGCGATGGTTTGTGAGGGAAACAG GTTCCGCTGGTGCCCGACGTGGGACTGTCGTGTTTATTCACGGTGCTCCAACTCAGTCATTTAGCTACCGTATGGTTATGTCTCAG ATGGCAGATGCTGGCTACCACTGCTTTGCTCCTGATTGGATAGGATTTGGGTTCAGTGATATGCCACAGCCTGGATATGGATTTGACTACACAG AAGAGGAGTTCCACAAGTCATTGGATGAGCTTCTTGGTACTCTGAATATCACTGAGCCATTTTTCTTAGTTGTCCAG GGATTTCTTGTAGGTTCATATGGGCTAACATGGGCACTGAAGAACTCAGGCAAAGTTCTCAAGGTAGCAATTCTTAACAGTCCACTTACTGTTTCTTCTCCAGTTCCAGGATTGTTTAACCAGCTAAG GTTTCCTCTTTTTGGTGAATTTACCTGCCAAAATGCTGTTTTGGCTGAGAGATTTATTGAAGCAGGAAGCCC CTATGTGCTGAAGTCAGAGAAAGCCGATGTATACAGATTACCATATCTATCAAGTGGCGCACCTGGGTTTG CATTGCTTGAAGCTGCCAGGAAAGCTAACTTTCGAGATGTATTAAATAGAATTTCTTCTGGATTTTCATCCAACAG CTGGGAAAAACCTATATTGCTTGCATGGGGAATTTCTGATAAGTACTTGCCACTCGCCATAGCCGAGGAATTCAAGAAAGGTAATCCTGCGGCCataaaattggaggcaatagAAGGAGCTGGTCATATGCCTCAAGAGGACTG GCCAGAGAAGGTTGTTACGGCCCTAAGATCCTTCTTGTAG